A window of Candidatus Paracaedimonas acanthamoebae genomic DNA:
GAATTTGAACTTACAGGATTACAGGGAACTCGATTAGTTGCTCAAACTGAAGACGATCAATTGAATGTAGTTGATTTGACATCCTCACAAACTATTGAGTTGGAAAAACCTTCAACCTCTTGGGCATCCTATTTATTTACCCCTCTCAAAGCTGTCAGCGATATTATTAGTTACGCTGCACAAAACCCAACAAAAACAGTAATGATTAGCCTTGTTTTAGTAGCTCAACTTACACTTGCAGCTGGAATCCCTGAAATTAAACCTGCACCTTCGAGTTGTGAATGTTATTGCGACATAAGAGATAAGGGGGCTTTTCCATTCCACGCTGAGTCTGCAGGCATGGTTACAGGTACTTATATGTGCTCTGTAATATGCAATCAACGTGGAGGCTACTTTAATAGCTGCAATTGATAAGTAAATTGAGGTTTTTAAAAAGGCCTCAATTTGTTCATCAAATGTGTTTTGATGTACGCAAGAGGAGGTCCCCAAAGATTAGACAGGATAGCAGCAAATTAAGCTATAGTCTGTATTGTGTTATGCTGCTAATCTGATCCCTGAATGGGGCTCCCCATTTAGAGTTCTCATTTTCATATATAAGGGTCGAATCCCATAACGGTACGTATCTAACAATAGGAATTAAGAAAAACCTCTTTCAGTCGTTTATCACCATGATTTTTATCACTTCCCTTTTTTGTGCTGATTAGACTAAAATTTTTGGAAGTTGGATTCCGGCTGTATCCTTAAGTTTTTCATCTGAGAAATCATATTCTCCTAGAAGGTTGATATGCGCCCAAGAAATCGGAGAATGCGATGAAATCGCTGAGAGCAACTTATCTTTCTGCTCAAGGCTGTCCATTCCTTCCAGTTTTTGTGACAGATACAGGTAGTTCCAGCAGATGATGGCGTTTTTGATGAGCCGATTGCAGCTTTCGGCTATTTCCTGCTCTTCTTTGTCACCTTGCGTAAATTCTCGTGGATTTCCAACGGCGATGGCTCGAGTGAATCTATTGGCTAGTTCAACTTTGTTAAGCTGTTTTTCAATGCCCCGCTTCATCCTGAAACGTTTTCTCAGGTTTGCGTAATAGAAAAACCAAGATAAAGGAAGCTGCAAAGAGCCACCCCATAATGGTATAACAATCATTAAAAGCTTGGACACCGGCTTCACGTTCGACTAACCCGGCAAGATTTTTTAAGGCAGCGCGATGATCATCTTGGATATTAAAATTTTCAAATTTGCTCTCAAGATTATATAAAAAATTCTCAAGCTGAATTTTCCCACTTTTTAAATTGTCTGAAAGTCGGGCTTTATGAAGATCAAGGCGTTTAATGAGGGTCGTATTAATAAGTGCAAGTCCAATAGCTCCACCGAGGTTGCGCATTAAATTGTAAAGGCCGCTGGCATTTTTAAGTCGTTCTGGGGGAAGTGTTCCAAGAGCAAGATTATTGATGGGTAAGAAACAAAAAATAATGGCGACTCCTCGTATAGCTTGTGGCCAGAAGTATTCATCAAAACTCGCTTGATTGGTAAGGGCAGATGAAAGATAAATAGACCAAAAGAAAAGCGCGATCCCAAAAGCCAGGATATATCGCATGTCTATTCGTTTAAGAAGTTGTCCGCCAATAGGGGCGGCTACAAACTGAAATAGGCCTGCGACCATCATAAATTCTCCGATCTGAAGGCTATTATAGCCACGGATTCGAGCTAGAAATAAAGGGATGAGATAAACTGTTCCATAAAGGCCAATGCCGATTGTAAAGCTATAAAAACACCCAATACTAAAATTTCGATCCATGAAAGCTTTTAAATCAACAATCGGTTCTTGATAGGATAGTACTCGCCAAAAAAAGCTTAAACCGGCAATTCCCATTAAGCAGGTAAAGCTTAAAATCATTGTGTCATCAAACCACCCTTCTCGAGGACCTTCTTCGAGAACATACTCAAGACTTCCAAGAAAAATAGCCATACACAATGCTCCAAAAATATCAAATCTTTTCAAAAGCTTAAAGTGAGGAGTGTCAATGTCGATAAGAAACCAAACGAGAGTTGTAACCACAATGCCGGGAACAATATTAATTAAAAAAAGCCATTGCCATGAAAAGAGTTGAGTTAAATATCCTCCAAGTGTCGGGCCAAGAGTGGGGGCTAAAGTAGCAACCAATCCAA
This region includes:
- a CDS encoding Tn3 family transposase — encoded protein: MKRGIEKQLNKVELANRFTRAIAVGNPREFTQGDKEEQEIAESCNRLIKNAIICWNYLYLSQKLEGMDSLEQKDKLLSAISSHSPISWAHINLLGEYDFSDEKLKDTAGIQLPKILV
- a CDS encoding DHA2 family efflux MFS transporter permease subunit, encoding MTSPSSQTVTLREWAGFIAMAFGMFMAILDIQIVSSSLSEIQAGISASADEISWVQTSYLIAEVIMIPLSGYLSRIFSTRITFCVSCIGFTVMSLFCSFAWNIESMIVFRALQGFVGGAMIPTVFAASFTMFPPRLRPTVGVIVGLVATLAPTLGPTLGGYLTQLFSWQWLFLINIVPGIVVTTLVWFLIDIDTPHFKLLKRFDIFGALCMAIFLGSLEYVLEEGPREGWFDDTMILSFTCLMGIAGLSFFWRVLSYQEPIVDLKAFMDRNFSIGCFYSFTIGIGLYGTVYLIPLFLARIRGYNSLQIGEFMMVAGLFQFVAAPIGGQLLKRIDMRYILAFGIALFFWSIYLSSALTNQASFDEYFWPQAIRGVAIIFCFLPINNLALGTLPPERLKNASGLYNLMRNLGGAIGLALINTTLIKRLDLHKARLSDNLKSGKIQLENFLYNLESKFENFNIQDDHRAALKNLAGLVEREAGVQAFNDCYTIMGWLFAASFILVFLLRKPEKTFQDEAGH